The Vigna radiata var. radiata cultivar VC1973A unplaced genomic scaffold, Vradiata_ver6 scaffold_131, whole genome shotgun sequence genomic sequence TTCTCTTATTCAGATTTTAACCATCGTTGATACACCGATCCATGTTACCCATCTCACCCAAAGCCACTCCGTTGCTCACCAACACTTCCTTTTCTTCTGACCTCTGACGTTACTGATATACTAAACCAAACTGATTTCTCAAATCTTGTTATACCAATACTTGCCCAAATCTTCTCTTATTCTAGCCTTTGAATNCAACTCTTCTCNTGGAATGCACGATANTCGATCTGCTGACTCTGTTCTTGAAAACTTCTTCACCCAAACATTCCTTCTAAACTCCATTATGCCTTCACCCATCCTTTGAAACCTAAATTATGGTCTTCCAACTCCTTATCTTCGAGGCAAGAATTTGTCTCAAAGGCTTAAACCAATCCTAAAGAAGATATACAGGTCAAGTTGTCCTTGAATCTGCATTCCTCCACTATTATAGAGCACAACACACTACTATAAAGGCAAGAACAAGACAGAAATNATTACAGGAAACAACACTGAAAATCTAACCCTTTCTTACCCCAAaccttcagaattaagaaaggaaaatcatctctgGTAAAANtcatgagtgtgcaccctcattcCTTCTATCGAGACATTTTCTGTTCTCAAAACTTTCAGTTAGATACGAAATTTTACTATATAAACTTGGAATAAATGGTAGAACATACCATTTAGACTCAACATTCCACAGGAAAAAACACGACAAACCTGTAACACACAGGTCATCCTAAGGATAAACCATTGCGCCATATTTTGTTTATGATCAGAGAGTAAAACAATTAGTCTTACTCAGAGAAATTAGAATGAATGCTTTTGTACGCTTAAGAGTACACAAGCACAAGCAAGGGATGCACCTAACCTACAGGTTCTCTAGGGAtaaaaactgctctgataccacaaatgtaacatcccaaaatatgtgtgtataattcataccaaatggaatgcaacatattataataatagaaagcagttaggAGTAGAAAATAACTGTATAAGTAtaaattacagtcatccaaaatagagGGGAAATTAAAACGACAAGTAATTAAAGTACAAAGGTCCAAGGTTTTGCAAAATATGATAagctaaaacaataaaacaacaTGATCGCCTAAGCACTAGGTGCTGGATCTTCCTCGGTCTCCAATGCCTGCTCCAGAGGtacatcatcacctactgctcacatccaaaggattggatgatcatcgcaaagggGGAAAGCAAACGCACACAAcatacaagtgcaagggtgagctaggtctcaaaCAATTATACAATTCNNNNNNNNNNNNNNNNNNNNNNNNNNNNNNNNNNNNNNNNNNNNNNNNNNNNNNNNNNNNNNNNNNNNNNNNNNNNNNNNNNNNNNNNNNNNNNNNNNNNNNNNNNNNNNNNNNNNNNNNNNNNNNNNNNNNNNNNNNNNNNNNNNNNNNNNNNNNNNNNNNNNNNNNNNNNNNNNNNNNNNNNNNNNNNNNNNNNNNNNNNNNNNNNNNNNNNNNNNNNNNNNNNNNNNNNNNNNNNNNNNNNNNNNNNNNNNNNNNNNNNNNNNNNNNNNNNNNNNNNNNNNNNNNNNNNNNNNNNNNNNNNNNNNNNNNNNNNNNNNNNNNNNNNNNNNNNNNNNNNNNNNNNNNNNNNNNNNNNNNNNNNNNNNNNNNNNNNNNNNNNNNNNNNNNNNNNNNNNNNNNNNNNNNNNNNNNNNNNNNNNNNNNNNNNNNNNNNNNNNNNNNNNNNNNNNNNNNNNNNNNNNNNNNNNNNNNNNNNNNNNNNNNNNNNNNNNNNNNNNNNNNNNNNNNNNNNNNNNNNNNNNNNNNNNNNNNNNNNNNNNNNNNNNNNNNNNNNNNNNNNNNNNNNNNNNNNNNNNNNNNNNNNNNNNNNNNNNNNNNNNNNNNNNNNNNNNNNNNNNNNNNNNNNNNNNNNNNNNNNNNNNNNNNNNNNNNNNNNNNNNNNNNNNNNNNNNNNNNNNNNNNNNNNNNNNNNNNNNNNNNNNNNNNNNNNNNNNNNNNNNNNNNNNNNNNNNNNNNNNNNNNNNNNNNNNNNNNNNNNNNNNNNNNNNNNNNNNNNNNNNNNNNNNNNNNNNNNNNNNNNNNNNNNNNNNNNNNNNNNNNNNNNNNNNNNNNNNNNNNNNNNNNNNNNNNNNNNNNNNNNNNNNNNNNNNNNNNNNNNNNNNNNNNNNNNNNNNNNNNNNNNNNNNNNNNNNNNNNNNNNNNNNNNNNNNNNNNNNNNNNNNNNNNNNNNNNNNNNNNNNNNNNNNNNNNNNNNNNNNNNNNNNNNNNNNNNNNNNNNNNNNNNNNNNNNNNNNNNNNNNNNNNNNNNNNNNNNNNNNNNNNNNNNNNNNNNNNNNNNNNNNNNNNNNNNNNNNNNNNNNNNNNNNNNNNNNNNNNNNNNNNNNNNNNNNNNNNNNNNNNNNNNNNNNNNNNNNNNNNNNNNNNNNNNNNNNNNNNNNNNNNNNNNNNNNNNNNNNNNNNNNNNNNNNNNNNNNNNNNNNNNNNNNNNNNNNNNNNNNNNNNNNNNNNNNNNNNNNNNNNNNNNNNNNNNNNNNNNNNNNNNNNNNNNNNNNNNNNNNNNNNNNNNNNNNNNNNNNNNNNNNNNNNNNNNNNNNNNNNNNNNNNNNNNNNNNNNNNNNNNNNNNNNNNNNNNNNNNNNNNNNNNNNNNNNNNNNNNNNNNNNNNNNNNNNNNNNNNNNNNNNNNNNNNNNNNNNNNNNNNNNNNNNNNNNNNNNNNNNNNNNNNNNNNNNNNNNNNNNNNNNNNNNNNNNNNNNNNNNNNNNNNNNNNNNNNNNNNNNNNNNNNNNNNNNNNNNNNNNNNNNNNNNNNNNNNNNNNNNNNNNNNNNNNttctgcagaattatgcagaattcGACAGAACCAGCTAAGACCATTTTCAACCAATTTtgccaacttctaacactcctaatctttgttttagacataattaaacttacctaagtgattctaaacatttctaacacatttctaaagtgatttaagCTTCATTTCAACTCTAAAACACTCATTTGCCTAATTGAGGgacccaaaacccaatcttaCCATTTTACACCCATTTTGGCTaatttagtgactcaaacaagtcacaatacacTCAGTGAAACTGTCTCAACAGTccacaaacacaacaaaccccatatactcaaaatcactacctcacttctcTTAAAATGGCCAAAAAGTGACTCTAAAGCACTAGGTTTTCTTCCAAACACTACCACAATAGATTTCAATCATCACCACAGTCCCAATCATACATAATTCAACATACCAAGGGGTTCCAAACAATCCaaaatcatcaatcatcaattcTACATAACATACCCATTTCCATACATGAATTTCAAACCaattcaaccaatttcatgcttccaacaacatacaactttaaaatttatcatacattcacaacatactataaaaatggaaagaaagctagctccccttacctctagagTGCACGGCCAACTCAAGGAATGATCATAGACCAAGTACTTTGAACCCAAAGTGTGAGAATCacctaaaatcatcaattgatgatggagaacgaATTTTAACATTAAGTTGAAGTTAGATTGTGGAAGGAAACGAAATGGGTTGCATGAAATAAGAATCTCATGCTTGAAACCCTAGGGCAAAGGAGGAAAGAGGGCTTTCTTACCGGTTGGATGAAACGGAAAATCGATCGGTAGAAACGTAGCTCTTGGAGTCCTTAATGCTTAGGTAGCTTCAATTTGAGAAACTAACGGTTAGAATCTGAGTTGAGATGGAAGGAGTGGCACGGCAAAGAAGGAGAGAAACATAGAAGGAGATGGTTGCTGTCTTAGGAAAATGACTAAGATTTAGAATGCTAAGTATATTTTCCTTTACTAATAGTATTCAACCTATCCTATGCTGTCACGTGTACACACACTTAAATGGCATTTTTGCAAGGCCTTACACATATTAATCTTGAAAATATCGTTGAGTTTTAAAAACTTGttcaataattgaaattttcactctcataaaaatctttaaaatgattgattatcatattaaatattatattatttttttatatttattaattataacataaataCTATATAACTTCTAGAATCTACCTCTCATATTacagaaaattgaaaagataaacatgtttattctttccatccaatactattttattttgatgcAAAAATTTTCCCAAAGCataatgtaatatttacatTATCCATATAACTCTTCTTTCACCTTATAATATATCGCTCATCTATCACATATTTGTGAACATAGATCaagttatcaaattaaaaatagtagaTTTTTCTCTAACATTCATCTTTCACatgagtaaaataataaataatattcaaataattatttttaattcagtttGTATTGATTTCAAAATGTCAGTCCACAAAAGGAGCCACTCCCATCTTGAAAAGGAACCAAATTGATaaacaaatttgattttttaaaataattaatttcaattaattaagtcctcgaaaagaaaatccaaattgatctaaaaatttaaatttaaatcaaatatcgatgttttagatcaattttaagattttatataatcaatttGATTCTAAACACTCCTAAATGTGTGTATACCTTATTTAAATTGCATTAATAGACTTCTAAGTGGAAAAAATTGTAAccaattataaaagaaaaggaatttaTATTAGCTAAAGTTTTTTAGCATGAATGGCTATCTACAAACTGAGTATCCAGAATGACAAAGAGAACATCGAAATCCCCTTCTCCAGTACCTTCCCCGCTTCTGAGGACATATCTTCTGTTGCACAACTACAAGGTCCATTTTCGAGCGAAAATATCCAGaatattttcaacattttcGTATGAGGAAGTGGTGATATTCATGAACATCAAGCCCCAAGTGAGATGAGACAAATGTCCACCAAATTAGAAGCTCAGACCAAAACAAATCAcatattaaaacttaaacaaaaacCTCAATTTCAAAATGCTCAGTTAAGAGGAAGTATTAATGATATTCCTCCCTTTCAGCGATTGTCACTGTAACTGAAGAATGTACAAGATTAAATACCAAAGCTCCAGAAATCATTTCCTCAGCCACCAATCTGGGATTTTTAACCTCCGGCTTCTATGAACAGAAAGGCTGACCCCTGGAAGTTTGTACTTGACCTGTCTCCACAACATACTGACAGCATCTTCTCTTTTAGGAGGGTACTGGAATTCATAATGATGGGAGACGTTTTTGAGTTGCTTCCACATTTCAGTCCATTTCTGTTTTGGAAATTTACGAAGTTGATCGACCATGTAGCCAGGCTGTAATGCCTCTTTGGTAGAGAAGAAAATCGAGAACTGGGAGTAGTCAATCTCATCCTCAAATGGGAGCTCAATTTGATCACTAACAATGACAGGAACACAGTGACTCACAATGGCATCAAAAAGCCGACAAGATGACGGTGTGTCTCCTGCTGGATGCAAACAGAACTTCGATGAACGCATCCCTTTCGATGACTGTTGTATAGGAACCAGTGGATAAAGGAACACTATAGTTAATGATTTTCGcatgataaaattaaacaaacacAATTGTAAAATTGATCTTTTAAATCGCTAACCacgaatattattttgtatgttaTCTGAAATATATTTTGCTTTTTCAAAAGAATCCTAGCCtttataatgaagaagaaaagtagATGTAAAATTGATCTTTTAAACAATCGACCACAAATATTCCAACTAAAATTAAGCAAAGATCAATTAAACAACTATACTGCTtaccaattttatattttcttctgtAGCAACACTTCGCTCATAGTGAACATCATCATAACCAGAAAGTATCTTTGCTAGTTTAACACGGACAATCCCTTCCTGCAAACATCACAGACAccagaaaatcaaaattcatgGAATTTAAAGGAAAAAGCAACACTAAAGTGGGATTGTTTTTAAAGTGAGCAAGTACAGGTTCGTCGACCTTTGAATTGTAGTGTTTTATGATTACAATGTGCTTTAAATTAAACCAAGGGTCTGGATATGGCCTTACTTGCCCACTTTAAAGACAAACTTACTTTACAAGAACCTTGCCCCATTAAGAAACACATTATTTCTTCAACTAAATCTAAGATAGACATACATCTTTCCTGTAAGTCCTCCCTCGGAAGAAAAGCAGCGTGGAGCGAGACTCATACGGATCTTGAGGCTCATCGACTGTAAAAGACTCCACAACATGCACATATGGGGACACTACATCTTTGTTCAAATTAGACATGCGCTTAGGGTAGCGACCAAAATCCACAACAACCTGAATAGAATCATTCAACTGATCTCGTAGGAACCTAAAGGCATTGGGGTGGGTGACAGGAAAGACATGGTCTCTGCCTCCCGACCTCTGCCAGTATTTGGATTTCTTTAAGAATTCCATTAAATCAACCTGAAATCAGAAACAAGCACTGTCTAATATTAACAACAGAGATTTGTAACACACTAACTGGACGCACAGAAACAGGTACAACACCCAATATTTCTAAAGAAGTTACAACACAGGCATGGCAAGAAACTATGTAAcatagataatatatattacatatcaATTCATAAAACAACTCATAAGAGACAATAATCTTAACATATCATAAACAGTTGGAGCATTCCGCTTTTACGTTGCGCCACTCTTTTGAGGACTCAAATCTACAATTAAGAATAACGCCAGTGTGCTAGCCCAACAGCATCAACCTGATACATGTGGCCTAGCTTTGAGAATCTTTTGGCACTACATCAACCCCAATTTAGAAGCATGTATCAGAACTGACACCAAAGTTCATTATGCAGACACAACGGATTTCACGAGATTGACTATTGGAGGTATTTCTCGCCCCTCATCACGACCACTGCCCatagaataatataaataaaatcatatagtcacattttccaaatttacaCTCTCATTCTCCTCCTACAAGTAAAATTCTCAGacactaaaaatatttcattcgAATATTCCTCCTTCCTAGACTAGTGCTGAACATTAACATTCATCAAATTCTTATGATATTCAGCACTAATGTCGTTTCACAAATATCCTGTACAGTGAATCTTCAAGTCACCATATTAATCGCATTATGCAAAAACGAAACTTCGCATTGCATTCCAGTGATTCACAAATCAACTaccaagaaaagaaagatggCGAAGCACCTGCAATTGGCGATCCGTCTCCGTGGCGGGATCCTTCATGTTGTGGCCGTGCGTGTTGAAACTGAGCGAAGAGAAGAACGGGACGAAGAAGGCATTGGCGAGTTCCGGATCCGAAACCCTAACCACTTCTCTGCCCTCGACGTCGTGGAGAAGCGACCCCATCATCCAGTACTCCACACTGTGCTGCTTCTTCAGCCCCCAATTCGTGGGCCACGGTGGCCAGTCCTCCACGGTGACGGGTGTCTCCGCCGTATTGCTGCGGTCAATCATGCCAACGTTGAAGCGGCGAGGGAGATCGTACATGAAGACCCGAAGAGATAAATCAGGTGAACATGGAGCGGGTGCAGACGCGGATAACATTAAGTGAGGGAAGAAATAAGATCGAACATCGACGTTGCCTATGAAAATTGAGTACGAAAGAAGAAGGACAATCACGAAAACGAATGTAAGAAGCACCTTTCTATACATTGtacttctctcttttcttctcgttttctttattttttcatttagtttcGGATCTTGTCCTATCTTTTTCTGCTATTGCTGCTTCTGTTACGAGttgctttgtttctttttctgctATCAGTTGAAGACTTCATCTTCTATGTATTTCAGACAAATGTGAAAGCCACAGAGATGCATTTCTTCCGGAGTGAGTGACCTTATGTCGTTTCCTTAATTTTCCTCAATATTGCTGGGATgggaataaataataattacctTCTTATAAAAggtaaataatttgtaatatttaactataattataatacttttcttcttagggaaactaaaaaaaatatgttatattgattattacAGAAATTATTTCTTGTgtaaaactataattataatcttcaattaaaaattacagttatttgttataaatttacATCGCTCAGTAAAATATACTCTTCCATCTGGAACAAGAGTGTT encodes the following:
- the LOC106753477 gene encoding probable arabinosyltransferase ARAD1; the encoded protein is MYRKVLLTFVFVIVLLLSYSIFIGNVDVRSYFFPHLMLSASAPAPCSPDLSLRVFMYDLPRRFNVGMIDRSNTAETPVTVEDWPPWPTNWGLKKQHSVEYWMMGSLLHDVEGREVVRVSDPELANAFFVPFFSSLSFNTHGHNMKDPATETDRQLQVDLMEFLKKSKYWQRSGGRDHVFPVTHPNAFRFLRDQLNDSIQVVVDFGRYPKRMSNLNKDVVSPYVHVVESFTVDEPQDPYESRSTLLFFRGRTYRKDEGIVRVKLAKILSGYDDVHYERSVATEENIKLSSKGMRSSKFCLHPAGDTPSSCRLFDAIVSHCVPVIVSDQIELPFEDEIDYSQFSIFFSTKEALQPGYMVDQLRKFPKQKWTEMWKQLKNVSHHYEFQYPPKREDAVSMLWRQVKYKLPGVSLSVHRSRRLKIPDWWLRK